A window of the Acetobacteraceae bacterium genome harbors these coding sequences:
- a CDS encoding DNA/RNA non-specific endonuclease, with translation MKRFLLLVALFPSFAFAESCPALFLNGKEPTTEKPSVTLCQEAYAVGFSKEMKEPIWSAEHLTRKSVMEAQALHGREAFHEDIKISSEYQAMLADYKGSGWARGHMTPSGDMPNKSARMECFALTNIVPQDMKMNSGVWNALEQKTRTEAKKSGDIYVVTGPAYLSDKGVIGYSKLSIPSHIWKAVYNVKQGKSYAVICENQAESQCKREPVSDLEKEIGVKVFS, from the coding sequence GGTTTCTTTTATTGGTCGCGCTCTTCCCCTCTTTTGCATTCGCAGAAAGCTGCCCAGCGCTCTTTTTGAATGGCAAAGAACCAACAACAGAAAAGCCTTCCGTGACGCTCTGCCAAGAAGCTTATGCAGTGGGTTTCTCAAAAGAAATGAAAGAGCCAATCTGGAGCGCTGAACACCTAACAAGAAAAAGCGTTATGGAAGCTCAGGCATTGCATGGAAGAGAAGCCTTTCACGAAGACATCAAGATCTCCTCGGAATATCAAGCCATGTTGGCGGATTATAAAGGTTCAGGTTGGGCAAGAGGCCATATGACACCCAGTGGAGACATGCCAAATAAATCAGCCAGAATGGAATGCTTCGCCCTTACAAACATCGTCCCACAAGATATGAAGATGAATTCTGGCGTCTGGAACGCCCTAGAGCAGAAGACCCGTACAGAAGCCAAAAAGAGCGGCGACATCTATGTTGTGACTGGTCCTGCATATTTGAGCGATAAGGGCGTGATTGGATACAGCAAGCTCTCAATTCCATCACACATCTGGAAAGCTGTTTACAACGTAAAACAAGGCAAGAGCTACGCTGTTATCTGTGAGAACCAAGCGGAATCACAATGCAAGCGTGAGCCTGTTTCTGATCTCGAGAAAGAGATTGGTGTGAAGGTATTTTCTTAA
- a CDS encoding DUF2326 domain-containing protein, producing the protein MKLSKIYSNKPGEFKPIKFSSGLNVILGEIRLPENKKKDTHNLGKTTLLNLIKFCFLQKKDPKLFLFKHFDLFQSYVFFLELELNDGKFLTLRRSVANPTKISFKSHNVGDQDFSTLGNKWDHDEVPLERAKELLDGYLNWKSMNPWGYRKIMPYLLRSQENFKDLFCPNNRFKDGDWKPFLAHILGFDAKLLNEHYVKESEISKKKQEKKTIESVVNDQGKTLSQIEGILLLKQQEEQKLQEFLDEFNFDFQDKATVMDLVKDTNDRIASLNLELYSLVQNKKKIDISLNEDTISFNPNKAEKLFEEAGILFGGQIKKDFEQLISFNKSITEERASYLQEELQEIDKRLSEVDLELSNLEQIRSEQLGYLGETDPFRKYKESSHRIAILRGEIQFLKEQKKYFLLLDDLNAKIHSLEKECEDLRSDIELNVREQNTNEESLFSKIRICFSFFSKEVIDKKALLSVSLNKRGHLEFSGDILGDGDMRTSADDGHTYRKLLCIAFDMAILKSHLIDKFPRFTFHDGALESLDDRKKQNLVSVFRDYASLGIQSIITVIDSDIPHNDRSFFKGEEIILTLHDEGNDGRLFKMKEF; encoded by the coding sequence GTGAAACTCTCTAAAATATATTCAAACAAACCTGGGGAATTTAAACCAATTAAGTTTTCTAGCGGTTTGAATGTTATTCTTGGAGAAATTCGCCTTCCAGAGAACAAGAAAAAAGATACACACAATTTAGGGAAAACAACTCTTTTAAATTTGATAAAATTTTGTTTTTTACAAAAAAAAGATCCTAAGTTGTTTTTATTTAAGCATTTCGATTTATTTCAATCATACGTTTTTTTTCTTGAGCTAGAATTAAATGACGGAAAATTCCTTACATTGCGTAGGAGCGTTGCTAATCCAACGAAAATCTCTTTTAAATCACATAATGTTGGAGACCAGGATTTTTCAACTCTAGGTAATAAATGGGATCACGATGAGGTTCCATTAGAAAGAGCGAAAGAGCTCCTTGATGGGTATCTTAATTGGAAGTCTATGAATCCATGGGGATATCGGAAGATTATGCCCTATTTGTTACGTTCGCAGGAAAATTTTAAAGATCTGTTCTGTCCCAATAATCGTTTCAAGGATGGGGATTGGAAGCCATTTTTGGCACATATATTGGGTTTTGATGCGAAGTTGCTTAACGAGCATTATGTAAAAGAATCCGAGATTTCTAAGAAAAAACAAGAAAAAAAAACGATTGAAAGTGTAGTAAATGATCAAGGGAAAACTCTAAGCCAAATAGAAGGTATCTTGTTGCTTAAGCAACAAGAAGAACAAAAATTACAAGAGTTTTTGGATGAGTTTAATTTTGACTTTCAAGACAAAGCAACCGTTATGGATTTGGTTAAAGATACGAATGATCGTATCGCATCTTTAAATTTGGAGCTGTATTCTTTAGTTCAGAATAAAAAGAAGATAGACATCTCACTGAACGAAGATACTATTTCATTTAATCCAAATAAAGCTGAGAAACTATTTGAAGAAGCTGGCATTTTGTTTGGTGGACAAATTAAAAAGGATTTCGAGCAGTTAATTTCTTTTAATAAATCTATAACGGAAGAGCGAGCGTCATATCTTCAAGAAGAATTACAAGAAATAGATAAAAGACTAAGTGAAGTTGATTTAGAATTAAGTAACTTAGAGCAAATACGTTCAGAACAATTGGGATATCTTGGGGAAACAGATCCTTTTCGTAAGTATAAAGAATCTTCCCATCGAATTGCAATATTACGTGGGGAGATACAGTTTTTAAAGGAGCAAAAAAAGTACTTTTTATTGTTAGATGATTTAAATGCAAAAATTCATTCTTTGGAAAAAGAATGTGAAGATTTGAGATCTGACATTGAATTAAATGTTCGGGAACAAAATACTAATGAAGAAAGTCTTTTTTCAAAAATACGTATTTGTTTTAGTTTTTTTTCTAAAGAGGTAATTGATAAAAAAGCTCTTTTGAGCGTTTCGCTTAACAAGCGAGGTCATTTGGAGTTTAGTGGCGATATTTTAGGAGATGGAGATATGAGAACCAGCGCTGATGATGGTCATACATATCGTAAACTTCTTTGTATTGCTTTTGATATGGCCATTTTAAAGTCACATTTGATTGATAAATTTCCACGTTTTACTTTTCATGATGGCGCATTAGAGTCACTTGATGATCGTAAAAAGCAAAATTTAGTGTCGGTATTTAGAGATTATGCATCATTAGGAATTCAATCTATTATCACGGTAATAGATTCTGATATTCCTCACAATGATAGGTCTTTTTTTAAGGGGGAGGAAATTATCCTTACTTTGCATGATGAAGGAAATGATGGCAGATTATTTAAGATGAAGGAATTTTAA